A genomic window from Flavobacterium hankyongi includes:
- a CDS encoding cryptochrome/deoxyribodipyrimidine photo-lyase family protein: MNVVWLKKDLRLEDHQPLFEAQKCNEKILLLFIFETELLKDPHYSKRHFDFIKESLQELQTELSKLHTQILIVEGNVVAVFKKLHGLHPIKQVFSHQETGIEITYQRDKALNNWLKSKNIPWQEYVWNGVFRGRKNRTTWKNDWFAFMESNILPAPTNSRAFIKYTEIEQFENYFSIPNLKTKSISNFQKGGVKTGLRYMNSFFDERVQNYSKHISKPELGRKSCSRLSPYITWGNLSVRQVYHEAWKKKQEGKFKTSISNFTSRLRWQAHFIQKFEMESAIEFQSINRAFRNLNQTKNITFQKAWEDGKTGFPLVDACMRCLKETGYLNFRMRALVVSFFTHDLFQPWKDCVHYLAQQFLDFEPGIHYPQIQMQAGVTGINTIRIYNVIKNSYEHDESGTFIRKWIPELQNIPDALIHEPWKITSIEEQLYDFYLGITYPKPIIVPDVARKRATDFFWNIKKSDEAKNDSTRIVAIHTFSDRKSS, translated from the coding sequence ATGAATGTAGTTTGGTTAAAAAAAGATTTGAGACTAGAAGATCATCAACCGCTATTTGAAGCACAAAAGTGCAACGAAAAAATTCTATTGCTTTTCATCTTTGAAACAGAACTTTTAAAAGACCCTCATTACAGTAAGAGACATTTTGATTTTATCAAAGAATCATTACAAGAACTTCAAACGGAATTATCAAAGCTACATACACAAATCCTAATTGTTGAAGGAAATGTGGTAGCTGTATTTAAAAAATTACATGGATTACATCCTATAAAACAAGTTTTTTCGCATCAAGAAACTGGTATTGAAATAACTTATCAAAGGGATAAAGCTCTAAATAACTGGTTGAAAAGTAAAAACATACCATGGCAAGAATATGTCTGGAATGGTGTTTTTAGAGGTCGAAAAAATAGAACTACATGGAAAAATGATTGGTTTGCTTTCATGGAAAGTAATATCCTTCCTGCACCAACTAATTCTAGAGCATTTATAAAGTATACAGAAATTGAACAATTTGAAAACTATTTTTCAATACCAAACCTAAAAACGAAATCTATTTCAAATTTTCAAAAAGGTGGCGTTAAAACAGGCTTACGCTATATGAATTCGTTTTTTGATGAACGCGTACAAAACTATTCCAAACATATATCAAAACCAGAATTAGGTCGTAAAAGTTGCAGTAGATTGTCACCATATATCACATGGGGTAATTTATCAGTTCGTCAAGTATATCATGAAGCTTGGAAAAAAAAACAAGAAGGTAAATTTAAAACATCCATAAGTAATTTTACTTCACGATTACGCTGGCAAGCTCATTTTATTCAAAAATTTGAAATGGAGTCTGCAATAGAATTCCAATCCATAAACAGAGCATTTAGAAACTTAAATCAAACTAAAAACATAACTTTTCAAAAGGCATGGGAAGATGGGAAAACCGGATTTCCTTTGGTTGATGCTTGCATGCGTTGTTTAAAAGAAACGGGGTATTTAAATTTTAGAATGCGCGCTTTAGTAGTATCTTTTTTTACTCATGATTTATTTCAACCTTGGAAAGATTGCGTACATTATTTAGCCCAACAGTTTTTAGATTTTGAACCTGGAATACATTATCCACAAATTCAAATGCAAGCAGGAGTTACAGGTATTAATACCATACGAATATATAATGTAATTAAAAATTCTTATGAACATGATGAAAGCGGAACTTTTATCAGAAAATGGATTCCAGAATTACAAAATATTCCCGATGCATTAATTCATGAACCTTGGAAAATAACATCTATTGAAGAGCAATTATATGACTTCTATTTGGGTATTACCTATCCAAAACCAATAATCGTTCCTGATGTGGCAAGAAAAAGAGCAACTGACTTCTTTTGGAATATCAAAAAATCAGATGAAGCTAAAAATGATAGTACAAGAATAGTAGCTATTCATACATTTTCAGATCGCAAGTCTTCTTAA
- a CDS encoding SRPBCC family protein, with amino-acid sequence MKLYSIHTKQKLPISIDTAWIFFSDPKNLNAITPDSMKFITLSGDDKKMFSGQIIHYKISPFPFITMQWVTEITHVDDKKFFVDEQRFGPYSFWHHKHFFTETEDGILMEDIVHYKVPFGIVGQMFHPIIVRPKLEEIFAFRKQKLTELFGAL; translated from the coding sequence ATGAAACTATATTCAATACACACAAAACAAAAACTTCCAATTTCAATAGATACTGCTTGGATTTTTTTTAGTGATCCTAAAAATTTGAATGCAATTACTCCAGATTCTATGAAGTTTATCACGCTTTCTGGTGACGATAAAAAAATGTTTTCAGGACAAATAATTCATTATAAAATATCACCATTTCCATTCATAACAATGCAATGGGTAACCGAGATTACCCATGTTGATGACAAAAAGTTTTTTGTCGATGAACAACGATTTGGACCTTACTCTTTTTGGCACCATAAACACTTTTTTACTGAAACCGAAGATGGCATTTTAATGGAAGATATTGTACACTATAAAGTTCCTTTTGGAATTGTTGGACAAATGTTTCATCCTATAATTGTTAGACCTAAGCTGGAAGAAATTTTTGCCTTTAGAAAACAAAAATTAACTGAATTATTTGGAGCTTTATGA
- a CDS encoding RNA polymerase sigma factor, whose translation MQEEKIFIAELLNPKTQNEAFRKLVREYQRPLYTHVRNMVMNHDDADDVLQNTFVKIFQNLKNFKGESKLYSWMYRIATNEAINFINTRAKKSGISNEELKDKLVKNLEADVDYDGNEIQLKLQKAVATLPEKQQQVFKMKYFEELKYEEMSEILQTSVGALKASYFHAVKKIEEFLNSN comes from the coding sequence TTGCAGGAAGAGAAAATATTTATCGCCGAGTTACTAAATCCTAAAACGCAAAATGAAGCGTTTCGCAAGTTAGTACGTGAATATCAACGCCCGCTCTATACCCATGTCCGTAATATGGTAATGAATCATGACGATGCTGATGATGTTTTACAGAATACTTTTGTGAAGATTTTCCAAAACTTAAAAAACTTTAAAGGCGAAAGTAAATTGTATTCGTGGATGTACAGAATTGCTACAAATGAAGCTATTAACTTTATTAATACAAGAGCCAAAAAAAGTGGTATTTCAAATGAAGAATTAAAAGATAAATTGGTAAAAAATCTTGAAGCTGATGTTGATTATGACGGAAATGAAATTCAGTTAAAATTACAAAAAGCTGTAGCCACATTACCTGAAAAACAACAACAAGTGTTTAAAATGAAGTACTTTGAAGAATTAAAATATGAAGAAATGAGTGAAATTTTACAAACTTCGGTTGGTGCGTTAAAAGCATCTTACTTTCATGCAGTGAAAAAAATAGAAGAATTTTTAAATTCTAATTAA
- a CDS encoding sialidase family protein has product MKNTFLFLIASFLMFSCSIDKKIVSDFDSKKDSTSTYKKITSVTIDTLLNDAISSRAIIIDSNRVWYAGNKGKIGSILLSNKDVKYSGIIQRENLNIEFRSIAQTSSDIFILSVANPALLYRINKKSKEIQLVYQEKHDKVFYDSMQFLNDKEGFAIGDPTEDCPSFIKTIDGGKTWKKVSCNNLPKFEEGEAFFAASNTNLILRNNAIFMVSGGKKSRVAVSDNKGEKWTIHETPIIQGGAMTGAFCADFYNDSIGIIAGGDYEKPLQNSQNKAITNDGGKTWKIVSNDQGFGYASCIQYVPNSGGRGIVEVGANGIFYSSDFGENWIKLAEDKDLLTFRFVDEKTAVATGKNRIIKLIFK; this is encoded by the coding sequence ATGAAAAATACTTTTTTATTCTTAATTGCTTCATTTTTAATGTTTTCTTGCTCTATTGATAAAAAAATAGTATCAGATTTTGACTCAAAAAAGGATAGTACTTCAACCTATAAAAAAATTACAAGTGTTACTATAGATACACTTTTAAACGACGCAATCAGTTCAAGGGCCATAATAATTGATAGTAATAGAGTTTGGTATGCAGGAAATAAAGGAAAAATAGGTTCGATTTTACTTTCTAATAAAGATGTAAAGTATAGTGGTATAATTCAAAGAGAAAACTTAAATATTGAATTTAGAAGTATTGCACAAACATCGAGTGATATTTTTATTTTATCTGTTGCTAATCCAGCATTGTTATACAGAATCAATAAGAAAAGTAAAGAAATTCAGTTGGTTTATCAAGAAAAGCATGACAAAGTGTTTTATGATAGTATGCAATTCTTAAATGATAAAGAAGGATTTGCAATTGGTGATCCAACCGAGGATTGTCCGTCTTTTATAAAAACTATTGATGGTGGAAAAACATGGAAAAAAGTTTCCTGTAACAATTTGCCCAAATTCGAAGAAGGGGAAGCTTTTTTTGCGGCTAGTAACACAAATTTAATTTTGAGAAATAATGCCATTTTTATGGTTTCTGGGGGTAAAAAATCAAGAGTTGCTGTTTCTGATAATAAAGGAGAGAAATGGACAATCCATGAAACACCAATTATTCAAGGCGGAGCTATGACTGGAGCATTTTGTGCCGATTTTTATAATGATTCAATAGGAATTATTGCAGGCGGAGATTATGAAAAACCTTTACAGAATTCTCAAAACAAAGCAATCACAAATGATGGTGGAAAAACTTGGAAAATAGTTTCCAATGATCAAGGTTTTGGTTATGCATCATGTATCCAATACGTACCAAATAGTGGAGGAAGAGGAATTGTTGAAGTAGGTGCAAACGGAATTTTTTACTCTAGTGATTTTGGTGAGAACTGGATAAAACTTGCAGAAGATAAAGATTTATTAACCTTTCGATTTGTGGATGAAAAAACAGCAGTTGCAACAGGTAAAAATAGAATCATAAAATTGATATTCAAATAA
- a CDS encoding KUP/HAK/KT family potassium transporter has product MSSSSHQDLHSKYSIAGILITLGIIYGDIGTSPLYVMKAIIGTHGIDRDVVLGGISAILWTLTLQTTLKYVFMTLSADNNGEGGIFALYALVKRTKVKWLIIPAIIGGSALLADGIITPPISVSSAVEGVKIYFPELDTVPIVIAILCILFIIQQFGTSLVGKFFAPMMMIWFGMLAVLGIIQISHNTDVLCAVNPYYAYHLLSIHPEGFYVLGFVFLCTTGAEALYSDMGHCGRKNIRISWVFVKLALLLNYFGQGAFLIKHQGETLKSIDANNGNPFYLIMADWFQPFGIVIATMAAVIASQALISGSFTLINEAMRLNFWPKVKIKYPTELKGQLYIPSINWLLLAGCIGIVLYFKESGKMEAAYGLAIVLCMIMTTLLLMYYMIIKRVAVYIIIPIILVYLTIEFSFLIACLDKFPHGGYVTIIIAAVLVFIMTIWHTAKKISKNYTKIVKIDNYKKVLAELSVDLSIPKYATHLVYMTNANRVDEIEEKVMYSILQKRPKRADMYWFIHVNVTAEPYNKEYKVTEIIKDDLYRIDFNLGFREPTKINLMFKEVIKDMVANGEVDITSRYESLHKNNIIGDFKFVLSEKFLSNDSFMHFYEKVVMNTYFFLKNFSLSEEKAFGLDSSSVKIEKFPMVLHAPEKIVMTRIYKEKKERE; this is encoded by the coding sequence ATGAGTTCTTCAAGTCATCAGGATCTTCATAGTAAGTATTCTATAGCGGGAATTTTAATCACTTTAGGTATTATTTATGGAGATATAGGGACTTCGCCCTTGTATGTAATGAAGGCCATTATTGGTACACATGGAATCGACAGGGATGTAGTTTTAGGCGGAATTTCGGCCATTCTCTGGACATTAACTTTACAAACTACTTTAAAATATGTTTTTATGACACTTTCAGCCGATAATAATGGCGAAGGTGGAATTTTTGCATTGTATGCCCTTGTAAAAAGGACTAAAGTAAAATGGTTAATAATCCCTGCGATTATAGGAGGTAGTGCCTTACTAGCCGATGGAATTATCACCCCCCCCATTTCGGTTTCTTCAGCAGTTGAAGGAGTGAAAATTTATTTTCCAGAATTAGACACTGTACCAATTGTTATTGCAATTCTTTGTATTTTATTTATTATCCAGCAATTCGGAACGAGTCTAGTAGGAAAGTTTTTTGCGCCTATGATGATGATTTGGTTTGGAATGTTAGCAGTATTAGGAATAATACAAATTTCTCACAATACTGATGTTTTATGTGCTGTTAATCCTTACTATGCATATCATTTATTAAGTATTCACCCAGAAGGATTTTATGTTTTAGGTTTTGTATTCTTATGTACAACTGGTGCTGAGGCATTATACTCAGACATGGGTCACTGTGGTAGAAAAAATATCAGAATTAGCTGGGTGTTCGTTAAACTAGCTTTACTTCTAAATTATTTTGGACAAGGAGCCTTTTTAATTAAACATCAAGGTGAAACATTAAAAAGCATCGATGCCAATAATGGAAATCCATTTTATTTGATTATGGCCGATTGGTTTCAACCATTTGGAATTGTTATCGCAACAATGGCTGCTGTAATAGCGTCTCAGGCTTTAATTTCTGGATCGTTTACACTTATCAATGAAGCCATGAGATTAAATTTCTGGCCAAAAGTTAAAATTAAATATCCTACTGAACTTAAAGGACAATTATACATACCTTCTATTAACTGGTTACTTTTAGCAGGTTGTATAGGAATTGTATTGTATTTTAAAGAGTCTGGAAAGATGGAAGCTGCCTATGGTTTAGCTATTGTACTTTGTATGATTATGACCACATTATTATTAATGTATTACATGATCATAAAAAGAGTCGCAGTTTATATAATTATTCCAATCATTTTAGTCTACTTAACCATTGAATTTAGCTTCTTAATTGCTTGTTTAGATAAATTCCCTCATGGTGGTTATGTTACTATTATCATTGCTGCTGTATTGGTTTTTATAATGACTATTTGGCATACCGCTAAGAAAATCAGTAAAAACTACACTAAGATTGTAAAAATCGACAATTACAAAAAAGTGTTAGCTGAATTAAGTGTCGATTTATCAATTCCTAAATATGCTACACACTTGGTATATATGACCAATGCAAACAGAGTTGATGAAATTGAAGAAAAAGTAATGTATTCTATTTTACAAAAGAGACCAAAACGTGCAGATATGTATTGGTTTATTCACGTAAATGTAACCGCAGAGCCTTACAATAAAGAATACAAAGTAACTGAAATTATTAAAGACGATTTATATCGTATTGACTTTAACTTAGGATTTAGAGAGCCAACAAAAATCAACCTAATGTTTAAAGAAGTAATTAAAGATATGGTTGCTAATGGAGAAGTTGATATTACCAGCCGTTACGAATCATTACATAAAAATAATATTATTGGTGATTTTAAATTCGTTCTATCTGAAAAATTCCTATCTAACGACAGTTTTATGCATTTCTATGAAAAAGTAGTGATGAATACCTACTTCTTCTTAAAGAACTTCTCATTATCTGAAGAAAAAGCTTTTGGACTTGATAGTAGCTCAGTAAAAATAGAGAAATTCCCTATGGTACTACATGCCCCTGAGAAAATAGTGATGACAAGAATTTATAAAGAGAAAAAAGAAAGAGAATAA
- a CDS encoding HAD family hydrolase, which produces MIKTVIFDMDGVIVDTEPVHKYAYDQHFKELNIEVSEEMYTTFTGNSTRNVFQKIKSHFNLENDVEELILRKRHLFNEAFDTKPDLELIEGVLDLIKSLHANNIQLILASSASNSTINRVFNRFDLNQYFTHKVSGEDFPKSKPDPAIFLHAASLSEAPKNNCIVIEDSTNGIKAAKDADIYCIGYKSKNSKNQDYSLADQIIEHFSEIRF; this is translated from the coding sequence ATGATAAAAACAGTGATTTTTGATATGGATGGAGTAATTGTGGATACTGAACCAGTTCATAAATATGCTTATGACCAACATTTTAAGGAACTTAATATCGAAGTTTCTGAAGAAATGTATACCACTTTTACTGGAAATTCAACTCGAAACGTTTTTCAGAAAATAAAAAGTCATTTCAATTTAGAAAATGATGTAGAGGAATTAATTTTAAGAAAACGTCATTTATTTAATGAGGCATTTGATACAAAACCTGATTTAGAATTGATTGAAGGCGTTTTGGATTTAATTAAAAGTTTACATGCAAATAATATTCAATTGATTTTAGCTTCATCAGCTTCTAATAGTACCATTAATAGAGTTTTTAACCGATTTGATTTAAATCAGTATTTCACTCATAAAGTTAGTGGAGAAGATTTTCCAAAATCAAAACCAGATCCAGCTATTTTTTTACATGCTGCCTCACTTTCTGAAGCACCTAAGAATAATTGTATTGTTATAGAAGATAGTACTAATGGAATTAAAGCCGCAAAAGATGCTGATATTTATTGTATAGGATATAAAAGTAAAAATTCAAAAAATCAAGATTATAGCCTAGCCGATCAAATCATTGAACACTTTTCTGAAATTAGATTTTAA
- a CDS encoding sensor of ECF-type sigma factor gives MKQIFTILFLLFSTFIFSQDIGERIERVKALRVAYISDRLDLTPEEAQRFWPVFNQFDDKMDDLHKQKRQLMFKLRPENASNLSDKESAQLMDEDDRIETEIQNNKKQLVKNLQGVIPNQKILMLRQIEIEFKQKLLKQIKNRREFRK, from the coding sequence ATGAAACAAATTTTTACTATATTATTTCTACTATTTAGCACTTTTATTTTTAGTCAAGATATAGGTGAAAGAATCGAACGTGTAAAAGCCTTAAGAGTAGCATATATTTCTGATAGATTAGATTTAACTCCAGAAGAAGCACAAAGGTTTTGGCCAGTTTTTAATCAATTTGATGATAAAATGGATGATCTACATAAACAAAAAAGGCAATTAATGTTCAAATTACGTCCTGAAAATGCATCTAATTTATCTGACAAAGAATCAGCTCAACTAATGGATGAAGATGATAGAATAGAAACTGAAATTCAGAACAACAAAAAACAACTGGTGAAAAATTTACAAGGTGTAATTCCTAATCAGAAAATTTTAATGCTACGTCAAATAGAAATTGAGTTCAAGCAAAAACTTTTAAAACAAATAAAAAATCGCAGAGAATTTAGAAAGTAA
- a CDS encoding cryptochrome/photolyase family protein, which translates to MTIFWFRRDLRLEDNVGLFHSLFENEEVLTIFIFDTSILSLLEKNDARVTFIHELLSKIQEQLNSQGKSLAIFYGKPKEVFEKLISENKITSIYANHDYEPYARKRDKDLNNFFKSYGISFKTCKDQVIFEKNEVIKDDGSPYVVYTPYSKKWKEKLSKSTIKSFSSEEYLNRITNHNYPFLSLEDIGFLKSDIKVPEYNIQESLINNYQDTRNFPAIKGTSLLAPHLRFGSISIRKLVLYALEFQNQTFLNELIWREFFMQILWHFPHTVNKSFKEKYDYIVWENNEENFKKWCEGKTGYPFVDAGMRELNTTGHMHNRVRMIVASFLCKHLLIDWRWGEAYFANKLLDYEQSSNIGNWQWAAGSGVDAAPYFRIFNPSEQIKKFDKDLKYIKKWVPELETSKYPSPIVDHKEAREKCLKTYKEALG; encoded by the coding sequence ATGACAATTTTCTGGTTTAGACGTGATTTAAGATTAGAAGACAATGTTGGCCTTTTTCATTCATTATTTGAAAATGAAGAAGTGCTTACCATATTTATATTTGATACCTCTATATTATCACTATTAGAAAAAAATGATGCTCGAGTTACTTTCATTCATGAATTACTGAGTAAAATTCAGGAACAGCTAAATAGCCAAGGGAAATCCTTAGCTATATTTTATGGTAAACCAAAAGAAGTTTTTGAAAAACTTATTTCTGAAAACAAAATAACATCTATTTACGCCAATCACGATTACGAGCCTTATGCTCGAAAACGTGACAAAGATTTAAACAATTTTTTTAAATCGTATGGAATCTCATTTAAAACCTGTAAAGATCAAGTAATTTTTGAAAAAAATGAAGTCATAAAAGATGATGGAAGCCCCTATGTAGTTTATACTCCTTATTCTAAAAAATGGAAAGAGAAATTAAGTAAATCAACTATTAAATCTTTTTCTTCTGAAGAATATCTAAATAGAATAACAAATCATAATTATCCTTTTCTTAGTTTAGAAGACATTGGCTTTTTAAAATCTGATATTAAAGTTCCTGAATATAACATTCAAGAATCTTTAATCAATAATTATCAAGATACCAGAAACTTTCCAGCAATTAAAGGAACTTCTCTCCTAGCCCCACACCTTAGGTTTGGCAGTATTTCAATACGAAAATTGGTACTTTATGCTCTTGAATTCCAAAATCAAACATTTTTAAATGAATTGATTTGGAGGGAGTTTTTCATGCAAATTCTTTGGCATTTTCCGCATACTGTAAACAAAAGCTTCAAGGAAAAATACGATTACATTGTTTGGGAAAATAACGAAGAGAATTTCAAGAAGTGGTGTGAAGGTAAAACAGGTTATCCATTTGTAGATGCTGGTATGCGAGAATTAAACACCACTGGACACATGCACAATCGCGTGCGGATGATTGTTGCCAGTTTCTTGTGTAAACATTTACTTATTGATTGGCGTTGGGGCGAAGCCTATTTTGCCAACAAACTTTTGGATTATGAACAATCAAGCAATATTGGTAATTGGCAATGGGCAGCTGGAAGTGGTGTTGATGCTGCTCCATATTTCAGGATTTTTAATCCATCTGAACAAATTAAAAAGTTTGACAAAGATTTGAAATACATCAAAAAATGGGTTCCCGAACTTGAAACTTCAAAATATCCATCTCCAATAGTTGATCACAAAGAAGCTAGAGAAAAATGTTTGAAAACATATAAAGAAGCCCTTGGATAA